A window of the Streptomyces griseochromogenes genome harbors these coding sequences:
- a CDS encoding DUF485 domain-containing protein gives MTHPDDNRYPHPPPAPPGWPQPRAEPYAHAPRGTSHQRDPWQESYGHYVPQDSSYGYDASSYDPYGQALRHEPYAPETDRHGGDLAALRSAYRLLRRISTLAALGSFVVYVVLSCYAPGLMGAKVAGELSLGMALGVLQLVVTFAAVFWYGRSAQRSVDPLARTVRERAVATGRNAGTAR, from the coding sequence ATGACACACCCCGACGACAACCGGTACCCGCACCCGCCACCAGCACCGCCGGGTTGGCCGCAGCCGCGGGCCGAGCCCTATGCCCATGCCCCTCGGGGCACGTCACACCAGCGGGATCCCTGGCAGGAGTCGTACGGACACTACGTCCCGCAGGACAGCTCGTACGGATACGACGCCTCTTCGTACGACCCGTACGGGCAGGCACTCCGGCACGAACCGTACGCGCCCGAGACCGATCGGCACGGTGGCGACCTCGCCGCCCTGCGCTCGGCCTACCGCCTGCTCCGCCGGATCTCCACGCTCGCCGCGCTCGGCTCCTTCGTGGTGTATGTCGTGCTGTCCTGCTATGCGCCCGGCCTGATGGGGGCCAAGGTCGCCGGAGAGCTGAGCCTGGGAATGGCCCTGGGGGTCCTCCAGCTCGTCGTCACCTTCGCGGCGGTCTTCTGGTACGGACGCAGCGCACAGCGCTCAGTGGATCCGCTGGCCCGCACCGTCAGAGAACGGGCGGTCGCCACCGGCCGGAACGCGGGGACGGCGCGATGA
- a CDS encoding SDR family oxidoreductase — MTTAESGTAAVREERGDGASLQGKAAIVTGAAGGLGRATALALAKAGARVVVADLDTRGGREVADLIGGHFRACDVSDLDANRALVEFTQETYGGVDIAVLNAGVATGCGVGEDFAPARYRRAMGANLDGVVFGTHAVLPALRARGGGAIVATASLAGLAAVPLDPLYAANKHAVVGLTRSLGPALAPENVRFNAICPGFAESRIIDHLRGMLSEQGLPVIPAEAVADTVLRILTGDGTGECWFIQAGREAEPFRFRRVPGPGRPVGV, encoded by the coding sequence ATGACCACCGCCGAGAGCGGGACCGCCGCCGTGCGGGAAGAGCGGGGAGACGGCGCCTCGCTCCAGGGAAAGGCGGCGATCGTCACCGGCGCTGCCGGCGGGTTGGGCCGGGCCACGGCGCTGGCGCTGGCGAAGGCGGGGGCACGTGTGGTCGTCGCGGATCTTGACACGAGGGGTGGCCGGGAGGTGGCCGACCTGATCGGCGGCCATTTCCGTGCCTGTGACGTCTCCGATCTCGACGCCAATCGCGCACTGGTGGAGTTCACCCAGGAGACGTACGGCGGTGTCGACATCGCGGTGCTCAACGCGGGGGTGGCGACCGGATGCGGCGTCGGCGAGGATTTCGCCCCGGCACGCTACCGCCGGGCGATGGGAGCCAACCTCGACGGTGTGGTCTTCGGCACCCATGCCGTGCTGCCCGCGCTGCGGGCCCGTGGCGGAGGGGCGATCGTCGCGACCGCGTCCCTGGCCGGGCTGGCTGCGGTGCCGCTCGATCCGCTGTACGCGGCCAACAAGCACGCGGTCGTGGGACTCACACGCTCCCTGGGGCCGGCTCTCGCACCGGAGAACGTGCGCTTCAACGCGATCTGCCCGGGGTTCGCGGAGTCGCGGATCATCGACCACCTGCGCGGCATGCTCTCCGAGCAGGGTCTGCCGGTCATCCCGGCCGAGGCCGTCGCGGACACGGTGCTGCGGATCCTCACGGGTGACGGCACAGGGGAGTGCTGGTTCATCCAGGCCGGCCGCGAAGCGGAGCCGTTCCGCTTCCGCCGCGTTCCCGGCCCGGGCAGACCCGTCGGCGTCTGA
- a CDS encoding roadblock/LC7 domain-containing protein, with amino-acid sequence MTTAVQSFGWLVSEFVRTADGVTDAVAVSSDGLLMAASDSLGRDRADHLAAVVSGITSLAQNAATAHGFHGMKLVMIEMLGGFLMVGRIRDGSCLGVLAAEGCDVGLVGYEMAVLADRAGELLTPHSETVGEGVHG; translated from the coding sequence GTGACCACCGCAGTGCAGAGTTTCGGCTGGCTCGTCTCGGAGTTCGTACGCACCGCCGACGGCGTCACCGATGCCGTCGCCGTCTCCTCCGACGGCCTGCTCATGGCCGCCTCGGACAGCCTCGGCCGAGATCGCGCCGACCATCTCGCCGCCGTCGTCTCCGGCATCACCAGCCTCGCCCAGAACGCGGCGACGGCACACGGCTTCCACGGCATGAAGCTCGTCATGATCGAGATGCTCGGGGGCTTCCTCATGGTGGGTCGCATCCGCGACGGCAGCTGCCTCGGCGTCCTGGCCGCAGAGGGGTGCGACGTCGGCCTGGTCGGCTATGAAATGGCCGTCCTCGCCGACCGCGCCGGAGAACTGCTCACCCCTCACTCGGAAACGGTTGGTGAAGGTGTGCACGGCTGA
- a CDS encoding ATP-binding protein, whose protein sequence is MDHTILRDPRSGGTAVDTAASGSFTMRRWALPWTPAACRLARTAVRDALPRWSLGELVPAAELLVSELVCNALRHGASPLRLTLERVPDLRCSVSDGSSKPPRPAAAGPEDEGGRGLALVDMLAARWGCERGLPAGKTVWFELHAEADTPVPGARECPDRENVPERDGGVPDGLGTSKGDWKSEAA, encoded by the coding sequence ATGGACCACACAATCCTCCGAGATCCCCGCTCCGGTGGAACGGCCGTCGACACGGCTGCCTCCGGCTCTTTCACGATGCGGCGCTGGGCTCTGCCGTGGACGCCGGCCGCGTGTCGCCTGGCGAGGACAGCAGTGCGCGACGCACTGCCCCGATGGAGTCTCGGTGAGCTGGTCCCGGCCGCCGAACTGCTGGTGAGCGAGCTGGTGTGCAATGCGCTGCGGCACGGCGCAAGCCCGCTGCGCCTCACCCTTGAGCGGGTGCCGGACCTGCGCTGTTCGGTCAGCGACGGTTCTTCGAAACCTCCGCGACCCGCCGCCGCCGGCCCTGAGGACGAGGGTGGCCGCGGACTGGCACTCGTGGACATGCTCGCCGCGCGGTGGGGCTGTGAGCGCGGGCTGCCCGCGGGGAAGACCGTGTGGTTCGAGCTTCACGCCGAGGCGGACACACCGGTACCGGGCGCAAGGGAATGCCCGGACAGGGAGAACGTGCCCGAGCGGGACGGGGGCGTCCCGGACGGCCTGGGTACATCGAAGGGCGACTGGAAGAGCGAGGCCGCATGA
- a CDS encoding GH92 family glycosyl hydrolase — MISVLGITALPLPAIGDAHAASAAAPALVKDPASLVNPLIGTSGEVDTFPGPDMPAGMVQWGPDTTPHRPSGGGYEYKDNQLSGFSLTHVSGPGCGVAGDLPVLPVTGALSGNLGNASVGFSHDDEQTGVGSYKVTDAGGVTTQLTDTTRAGLGTFAFPAGRQANLLFKLSGGATQVDGTRVQVVNKKEISGSIDSGHFCGAKNRYTLHFDIKFDQPFTTSGTWVGSTINRGATSLKAGKARQNLQTHPSKPLKEKHFTVPAAPSPTVHASADRSSGTPSPAPGAGTAPRTSTAGKTAEPPTTGANGMYLTFDTSSNPTVKAKVGISYTSDTNAADNLATEIKNWNFGAVEQANHDAWNTVLNKIQIGGGSSDQQVQFYTALYHALLHPNVFSDDNGQYMGMDNQIHELAKGQQAQYANYSGWDTYRSQTQLMAMAEPKVTSDVVTSMLNGYDQTGLLPKWASNNGESYVMVGDPAAGIIADAYAFGARSFDTDKALAALQHEATAANNDRPGESVRDTKGYLPVDENDYSCCNFYGPVSTQLEYDSADYALAAFAKSLGRTAVYEKFATRAQDWMNVFNPQTGYMQAKNKDGQFAGGFTPGTSNGFVEGTSAQYTPMVPFNLKQLIQARGGAEAYSSYLDSLLGNITNPGNTNADLSNEPSVEIPWEYDYTGRPWKTQQAVREAQQKLYFNAPVGSFGNDDLGAMSSWYVWSELGMYPETPGTDTLALGSPAFPVAAVTFAGGKRVQINAPQAAPDAPYVQSLDVKGKEWKTSWLTYQQFKGAGTIDFTLGTRPNKSWASDPSAVPPSDTTGGDRVLAATGPSSDGLVLQPGASGDGTLDLTNLAGKDVTVDWKATAPPGVTLDPASGSVKVPASGSAEAKVHVTAGANEGTYPVAFALTDHGTGAALNGAALRVAVAKAGELWPYDTNEGIYPDGTKFSGGFDGGGWAFSQNALSAAGVTSGSTVTVDGITYTWPTVTSGHLDNLEMAGQTLPMPAGTSGASLGLLGTAANAPTDGSGVSGTVTVTYTDGTTSKATVGFSDWTLNAGSSKPIAGDTTAVTTGYRNTGSGGRDGVKTYVFATKVPLDASKQVASITLPVTGSTGTDHLFAYAFGQ; from the coding sequence GTGATCTCCGTCCTGGGCATCACGGCACTTCCGCTCCCGGCGATCGGGGACGCCCATGCCGCGAGCGCCGCAGCACCGGCGTTGGTGAAAGACCCCGCGTCCCTCGTGAACCCTCTCATCGGTACCTCCGGAGAGGTGGACACCTTCCCCGGCCCCGACATGCCGGCCGGCATGGTGCAGTGGGGTCCCGACACGACGCCCCACCGCCCCTCCGGCGGCGGCTACGAGTACAAGGACAACCAACTGTCGGGCTTCAGCCTCACCCATGTCTCGGGACCCGGCTGCGGCGTCGCGGGCGACCTGCCCGTCCTGCCGGTGACCGGCGCGCTGTCGGGGAACCTCGGCAACGCGTCCGTCGGCTTCAGCCACGACGACGAGCAGACCGGCGTCGGGTCCTACAAGGTCACCGACGCGGGCGGGGTCACGACCCAGCTGACCGACACCACGCGCGCCGGTCTGGGCACCTTCGCCTTCCCCGCGGGCCGGCAGGCGAACCTGCTGTTCAAGCTCAGCGGCGGCGCCACCCAAGTGGACGGCACCCGCGTCCAAGTGGTGAACAAGAAGGAGATCAGCGGCTCGATCGACAGCGGTCACTTCTGCGGCGCGAAGAACCGGTACACCCTGCACTTCGACATCAAGTTCGACCAGCCGTTCACCACCAGCGGCACCTGGGTGGGCAGCACCATCAACCGCGGCGCGACGTCGCTGAAAGCCGGCAAGGCCCGGCAGAACCTGCAGACGCACCCGTCGAAGCCGCTGAAGGAAAAGCACTTCACCGTTCCCGCGGCCCCGTCCCCGACCGTGCACGCGAGCGCCGACAGATCCTCCGGCACGCCGTCGCCGGCCCCTGGCGCCGGCACAGCGCCCCGGACGTCAACCGCGGGCAAGACCGCCGAGCCCCCCACGACGGGTGCCAACGGCATGTACCTGACGTTCGACACCTCGTCCAACCCGACGGTGAAAGCAAAGGTCGGCATCTCCTACACCAGTGACACCAACGCGGCGGACAACCTCGCCACCGAGATCAAGAACTGGAACTTCGGCGCCGTCGAGCAGGCGAACCACGACGCCTGGAACACGGTGCTGAACAAGATCCAGATCGGTGGCGGCTCTTCGGACCAGCAGGTGCAGTTCTACACCGCGCTCTATCACGCGTTGCTGCACCCGAACGTCTTCTCGGACGACAACGGCCAGTACATGGGCATGGACAACCAGATCCACGAGCTGGCCAAGGGCCAGCAGGCCCAGTACGCCAACTACTCGGGCTGGGACACCTACCGCTCCCAGACCCAGCTGATGGCGATGGCCGAGCCCAAGGTCACCAGCGACGTCGTCACCTCGATGCTCAACGGCTACGACCAGACGGGCCTGCTGCCCAAGTGGGCCTCGAACAACGGCGAGAGCTACGTCATGGTCGGTGACCCGGCCGCCGGCATCATCGCCGACGCGTACGCCTTCGGTGCCCGGAGCTTCGACACGGACAAGGCGCTCGCCGCCCTGCAGCACGAGGCCACCGCCGCGAACAACGACCGCCCCGGTGAGTCGGTGCGGGACACCAAGGGCTATCTCCCGGTGGACGAGAACGACTACAGCTGCTGCAACTTCTACGGCCCCGTCTCCACGCAGCTGGAGTACGACTCCGCCGACTACGCCCTCGCCGCCTTCGCGAAGTCGCTGGGCAGGACGGCCGTCTACGAGAAGTTCGCCACCCGTGCCCAGGACTGGATGAACGTCTTCAACCCGCAGACCGGCTACATGCAGGCGAAGAACAAGGACGGCCAGTTCGCGGGCGGTTTCACCCCGGGTACCTCCAACGGCTTCGTGGAGGGCACGTCGGCCCAGTACACACCGATGGTCCCGTTCAACCTGAAGCAGCTCATCCAAGCGCGTGGCGGTGCCGAGGCGTACTCGTCCTACCTGGACAGCCTGCTCGGCAACATCACGAACCCCGGCAACACCAACGCCGACCTGAGCAACGAGCCCAGCGTGGAGATCCCCTGGGAGTACGACTACACGGGCCGACCGTGGAAGACTCAGCAGGCCGTCCGCGAGGCCCAGCAGAAGCTGTACTTCAACGCTCCGGTCGGCTCGTTCGGCAACGACGACCTCGGCGCGATGAGTTCCTGGTACGTCTGGTCCGAGCTGGGCATGTACCCCGAGACCCCGGGTACGGACACCCTGGCGCTCGGCAGCCCGGCGTTCCCGGTGGCCGCGGTGACCTTCGCAGGCGGCAAGAGGGTGCAGATCAACGCGCCGCAGGCGGCACCTGATGCCCCGTACGTGCAGTCCCTGGACGTCAAGGGCAAGGAGTGGAAGACCTCCTGGCTGACGTACCAGCAGTTCAAGGGCGCGGGCACCATCGACTTCACCCTCGGCACCCGGCCGAACAAGTCCTGGGCCTCCGATCCGTCGGCGGTGCCGCCGTCGGACACCACGGGCGGCGACCGCGTCCTGGCCGCCACCGGCCCCTCGAGCGACGGCCTGGTGCTCCAGCCGGGCGCGTCCGGCGACGGCACGCTCGACCTCACCAACCTCGCCGGCAAGGACGTCACCGTGGACTGGAAGGCGACAGCGCCCCCCGGCGTCACGCTGGACCCCGCGTCCGGCTCGGTGAAGGTGCCCGCCTCGGGCAGCGCCGAGGCGAAGGTCCATGTGACAGCGGGCGCGAACGAAGGAACGTACCCGGTCGCCTTCGCGCTGACCGACCACGGCACCGGGGCAGCACTGAACGGGGCGGCCCTACGCGTGGCCGTGGCCAAGGCCGGCGAGCTGTGGCCGTACGACACCAACGAAGGCATCTACCCCGATGGCACGAAATTCTCGGGCGGCTTCGACGGCGGCGGCTGGGCATTCTCACAGAACGCGCTGTCGGCGGCCGGCGTCACGAGCGGTTCCACCGTCACGGTCGACGGCATCACCTACACCTGGCCCACGGTGACGTCCGGTCACTTGGACAACCTGGAGATGGCCGGCCAGACCCTCCCGATGCCGGCCGGTACGTCGGGTGCGTCGCTGGGCCTGCTGGGCACGGCGGCCAACGCACCGACCGACGGCAGCGGGGTCTCGGGCACGGTGACCGTCACCTACACCGACGGCACAACCTCCAAGGCCACGGTGGGCTTCTCGGACTGGACGCTCAACGCCGGTTCCAGCAAGCCGATCGCGGGTGACACCACGGCCGTCACCACGGGCTACCGAAACACCGGGAGCGGCGGCCGGGACGGCGTGAAGACCTACGTCTTCGCCACCAAGGTCCCGCTCGACGCGTCCAAGCAGGTGGCATCGATCACCCTGCCGGTGACGGGCTCGACAGGCACCGACCACCTGTTCGCCTACGCCTTCGGTCAGTGA
- a CDS encoding cation acetate symporter yields MNDFGSGTQATVLILFTTLVTVTLLMCVMAGPDRDDLTNFYTGYRSLTPFKNGLAIAGDYISAATVLSTTGIIALAGYDGYVLAVSTALSLVLLMFLLAEPLRNAGRFTMGDVLARNMPGRAVRVAACVVTLSATLPFLVVQLSGAGSLLTFILDIPHVAGARTACIVIVGSLMIIYAALGGMRGTALIQMIKIVLLLGTSLVVAALVLNRFDWSPGDVLRAAQHGSGTGPAFLQQGLQLGTSAMDRLDFAGLQVTVVLGVACLPHITMRLYSAQDVPAVRRSMSWAVGTVTTFCLLVIIMGTGAAALVGSRYITAADPHGRTSVLMLSQVLGGASDSVGSTILYSAVAGMVFITLLSSVAGMTLAAASSLAHDLFAHAARRGQARPRTEMTVAAWTSVAVGTVAIGLSTLVQNWDVAVLTTLAICIGASAVAPALTYSLFWRGFTRTGLLATLYGGAACALVLMALSKAVSGTPSAVFPNADFDLFPMQSTGLVSVPFGYLVGWLGSRWDHRRRPADSRENRRLYEESEARLLAAAE; encoded by the coding sequence ATGAACGACTTCGGCTCCGGGACGCAGGCCACCGTCCTGATTCTGTTCACCACGCTGGTCACCGTCACCCTGCTGATGTGCGTGATGGCGGGACCGGACCGCGACGACCTGACGAACTTCTACACCGGCTACCGCTCGCTCACCCCGTTCAAGAACGGCCTGGCGATCGCGGGCGACTACATCTCCGCGGCCACGGTGCTGAGCACCACGGGCATCATCGCGCTCGCCGGGTACGACGGCTATGTTCTCGCGGTCAGCACGGCCCTGTCCCTGGTGCTGCTGATGTTCCTGCTGGCCGAACCCCTGCGCAACGCCGGCAGGTTCACCATGGGAGACGTCCTGGCCCGCAACATGCCCGGGCGGGCCGTGCGGGTCGCCGCCTGCGTGGTGACGCTTTCGGCGACCCTGCCCTTCCTGGTCGTCCAGCTCTCCGGGGCCGGGTCGCTGCTCACCTTCATCCTCGACATCCCGCACGTGGCGGGTGCCAGGACGGCGTGCATCGTCATCGTCGGCAGCCTAATGATCATTTACGCGGCACTCGGCGGTATGCGAGGCACCGCGCTCATCCAGATGATCAAGATCGTGCTGCTGCTCGGCACCAGCCTCGTCGTCGCCGCTCTGGTACTGAACCGCTTCGACTGGAGTCCCGGAGACGTCCTCAGGGCGGCCCAGCACGGCAGCGGCACGGGCCCCGCCTTCCTGCAGCAGGGCCTTCAGTTGGGTACCTCGGCCATGGACCGGCTGGACTTCGCCGGTCTCCAGGTCACCGTGGTCCTCGGCGTCGCCTGCCTGCCCCACATCACGATGCGTCTGTACTCCGCGCAGGACGTGCCGGCCGTGCGTCGCTCGATGTCGTGGGCGGTCGGCACGGTCACCACGTTCTGCCTGCTCGTGATCATCATGGGTACGGGCGCGGCCGCGCTGGTGGGATCGCGGTACATCACCGCGGCCGACCCGCACGGCAGGACCTCGGTGCTCATGCTGTCGCAGGTGCTCGGCGGAGCCTCCGACTCCGTGGGCTCGACGATTCTCTACTCGGCCGTGGCGGGCATGGTGTTCATCACCCTGTTGTCGTCGGTCGCGGGAATGACCCTGGCCGCGGCCTCGTCGCTCGCCCACGACCTGTTCGCCCACGCTGCGCGCCGGGGCCAGGCCCGGCCACGCACGGAGATGACGGTGGCGGCGTGGACGAGTGTGGCCGTGGGAACCGTTGCCATCGGGCTCTCCACCCTGGTCCAGAACTGGGACGTCGCCGTGCTCACCACTCTGGCCATCTGCATAGGGGCGTCGGCGGTGGCACCCGCGCTCACCTACTCCCTGTTCTGGCGTGGATTCACGCGCACAGGCCTGCTCGCCACCCTCTACGGCGGCGCGGCCTGCGCGCTCGTGCTCATGGCACTCTCCAAGGCCGTTTCGGGCACGCCGTCCGCGGTCTTCCCGAACGCCGACTTCGACCTGTTCCCCATGCAGTCCACCGGACTGGTCTCCGTCCCGTTCGGCTACCTGGTGGGGTGGCTGGGCAGCCGCTGGGACCACCGGCGCCGCCCCGCCGACAGCCGCGAGAACCGGCGACTGTACGAGGAGAGCGAGGCCCGGCTGCTGGCCGCGGCCGAATGA
- a CDS encoding Fur family transcriptional regulator, whose product MSTTTTGEEPMAQAAARLRTSGMRVTAQRMAMLMAISESAGHLDADALRERAQRVTGSLSLQAAYNVLRALTDAGLVRCTQIPGHPARYETDHHDNHHHFVCRRCGAIRDVECTVGAAPCLEAHLPAEYDIQEAAVTFWGLCPDCRAATPAS is encoded by the coding sequence ATGAGCACTACGACGACCGGCGAGGAACCGATGGCGCAGGCCGCGGCGCGACTGCGCACGTCGGGCATGCGGGTGACCGCCCAGCGCATGGCCATGCTGATGGCGATCTCCGAGTCGGCCGGCCACCTCGACGCCGACGCCCTGCGCGAGCGAGCTCAGCGGGTCACGGGCAGCCTGTCCCTGCAGGCCGCCTACAACGTGCTCCGTGCCCTCACGGACGCCGGTCTGGTGCGGTGCACCCAGATCCCGGGTCACCCGGCACGCTACGAGACCGATCACCACGACAACCACCACCATTTCGTGTGCCGCCGCTGCGGCGCCATCCGTGACGTCGAGTGCACGGTGGGTGCGGCTCCCTGCCTGGAGGCACATCTGCCGGCGGAGTACGACATCCAGGAAGCCGCCGTGACGTTCTGGGGCCTGTGCCCCGACTGCCGGGCAGCGACTCCGGCGTCCTGA
- a CDS encoding nitrate- and nitrite sensing domain-containing protein → MPGWRSIRGRVAVVITVPICLLLAVAGLVVHGRAEALADARTTRSEVGLSLRIQALVHQLQRERGLTNGLLGGEKDFRPSLAATRERVDTALRGMRHESTVEDVIHRHLRHLGDIRAAADTDTADRAATLAFYTTAVDALNAVDPVAETTTGADRQLRDGLEALRELAAAKEAVALERGLLNGVFAEGGFHGREYLTFTEVRATRVAALARFRHVATAPRRATLKHAFGTEDAERSIAYENRAESAADGSALHADAGAWWDAMTVLVDDLYAVQQSVGDDVRDRADRLSHDAEAGLATSLGAGLLMAALVAGLAAFASRSLTRPLGALAEAAHDVARHRLPATVARIQQSPQDAAELLLPGDVPDDPTSRPLGGAAEIAEVAASLHQVERTALHLAAQQAGLRRNTTESLANLGRRNQNLVRRQLSLITRLERQELDPDALAELFELDHLATRMRRNAESLLVLAGQNPPQPLAVPADGLEVVQSAVAEVEQYRRVLIAAVEPVRVRGHAVADVAHLLAELIENGLTFSPPTEPVEVHGWYDTEDDTYCFAVVDHGIGMSEADKERAQARFSGTGEEAFLAAPTRFLGHLVVGRLARRLGEGAQVHLFDTTGGGLSALLALPGRLLAPLEGPSLSPPPARPAVSCLLNGFRAGVARAEARSTQGASS, encoded by the coding sequence ATGCCTGGCTGGCGCAGCATCAGGGGCCGGGTCGCGGTGGTCATCACGGTCCCGATCTGCCTGCTGCTGGCAGTGGCCGGTCTCGTCGTGCACGGCCGCGCCGAGGCCCTCGCAGACGCCCGGACGACCCGTAGCGAGGTCGGCCTCAGCTTACGAATCCAGGCCCTGGTACACCAGCTGCAACGCGAACGCGGCCTGACCAACGGCCTGTTGGGCGGCGAGAAGGACTTCCGCCCCTCGCTCGCCGCTACCCGCGAGCGCGTCGACACGGCACTGCGCGGAATGCGCCACGAAAGCACCGTCGAGGATGTCATCCATCGGCACTTGCGGCACCTCGGCGACATCCGGGCCGCCGCGGACACGGACACCGCGGACCGGGCCGCGACCCTGGCGTTCTACACCACCGCCGTCGATGCCCTCAACGCCGTCGACCCGGTGGCGGAGACCACGACCGGCGCCGACCGCCAACTGCGCGACGGGCTGGAGGCGTTGCGGGAACTGGCCGCGGCGAAGGAGGCGGTCGCTCTCGAACGCGGACTCCTCAACGGCGTGTTCGCCGAAGGCGGCTTTCACGGCCGTGAGTACCTCACGTTCACCGAGGTACGTGCCACACGGGTCGCCGCCCTCGCCCGATTCCGGCATGTCGCCACCGCACCCCGGCGCGCGACCTTGAAGCACGCCTTCGGCACCGAGGACGCCGAACGCTCCATCGCCTACGAGAACCGGGCGGAATCCGCCGCCGACGGCTCCGCGCTGCACGCCGATGCCGGCGCCTGGTGGGATGCGATGACCGTACTCGTCGACGATCTGTACGCCGTCCAGCAGTCGGTCGGTGACGACGTACGGGACCGGGCCGATCGGCTCAGCCACGACGCCGAGGCGGGCCTCGCCACCTCTCTCGGCGCGGGATTGCTCATGGCCGCCCTCGTCGCGGGCCTCGCCGCCTTTGCCTCCCGTTCCCTCACACGCCCGCTCGGCGCGCTCGCCGAAGCCGCCCACGACGTGGCGCGGCACCGACTGCCCGCAACGGTCGCCCGCATCCAGCAGTCCCCGCAGGACGCTGCGGAACTCCTCCTGCCGGGGGACGTCCCGGACGACCCCACGTCACGGCCCCTGGGCGGCGCGGCGGAGATCGCCGAGGTCGCGGCGTCCCTGCACCAGGTGGAACGAACCGCCCTCCACCTGGCTGCCCAGCAGGCCGGCCTGCGCCGCAACACCACCGAATCGCTCGCCAATCTCGGCCGCCGCAACCAGAACCTCGTGCGTCGTCAGCTCAGCCTCATCACCCGCCTGGAACGACAGGAACTCGACCCGGACGCCCTCGCCGAACTCTTCGAGCTCGACCATCTCGCCACCCGTATGCGGCGCAACGCCGAGAGCCTTCTGGTCCTGGCCGGGCAGAATCCGCCGCAGCCCCTGGCGGTACCAGCCGACGGCCTGGAAGTCGTCCAGTCCGCCGTCGCCGAGGTGGAGCAGTACAGGAGGGTGCTGATCGCGGCCGTGGAACCGGTTCGGGTGCGCGGACACGCCGTCGCCGACGTCGCCCACCTCCTTGCCGAACTCATCGAGAACGGGCTGACGTTCTCGCCGCCGACCGAACCGGTCGAGGTGCACGGCTGGTACGACACCGAGGACGACACGTACTGTTTCGCCGTCGTCGACCACGGCATCGGCATGTCCGAAGCCGACAAGGAACGTGCCCAGGCCCGCTTCTCCGGCACCGGCGAAGAAGCCTTCCTCGCCGCGCCCACGCGGTTCCTCGGCCATCTCGTCGTCGGCCGACTCGCCCGCCGCCTCGGCGAAGGCGCCCAAGTCCACCTCTTCGACACCACGGGTGGCGGCCTGTCCGCACTCCTTGCCCTCCCCGGGCGCCTGCTCGCCCCCCTGGAGGGCCCCTCCCTCTCACCCCCGCCCGCCCGGCCCGCTGTCTCCTGCCTGCTCAACGGATTCAGAGCTGGTGTCGCTCGTGCCGAGGCCCGAAGCACACAAGGAGCGTCATCGTGA
- a CDS encoding NADP-dependent oxidoreductase, which yields MSATNRQIRLAARPVGEVKPEDWEHRCEPHEAPGPGLFAGRTRAISLDPAMRGWLDDRPSYLPPVGIGEVMRAGSVIEVTASDHPGFQPGDHVVGTFGVQEYVVSDGRGAMKIDTSLAPPSTYLGALGMPGMTAYFGLLDVGALKDGETVVVSGAAGAVGTIAGQIAKAKGCRVVGIAGGPEKCALLTDELGFDAAIDYRADDVKKALREHAPDGIDVYFDNVGGDILDAALTRLAMHARVVVCGAISQYNNATPVKGPSNYLSLLVRRARMEGFVVFDYAKRYAQAAQEISAWIGAGRIKVKEHVVRGTVDDFPETFQMLFRGENVGKLVLELA from the coding sequence ATGTCCGCGACCAACCGCCAGATCCGTCTGGCAGCCCGCCCCGTGGGCGAAGTGAAACCCGAAGACTGGGAGCACCGTTGCGAACCCCACGAGGCACCGGGCCCGGGCCTGTTCGCGGGCCGGACGCGCGCCATCTCCCTCGATCCGGCCATGCGGGGCTGGCTCGACGACCGCCCCTCCTACCTGCCGCCGGTGGGCATCGGGGAGGTGATGCGCGCCGGATCGGTCATCGAGGTCACCGCATCCGACCATCCCGGCTTCCAACCGGGTGATCACGTGGTCGGCACGTTCGGTGTCCAGGAGTACGTGGTCTCCGACGGCCGGGGCGCGATGAAGATCGACACCTCGCTCGCCCCGCCCTCGACCTATCTGGGAGCGCTGGGCATGCCCGGCATGACCGCCTACTTCGGCCTGTTGGACGTGGGGGCGCTGAAAGACGGCGAGACCGTCGTGGTGTCCGGGGCCGCCGGAGCGGTCGGCACCATCGCGGGGCAGATCGCGAAGGCCAAGGGCTGCCGGGTCGTGGGCATCGCCGGAGGGCCGGAGAAGTGCGCGCTGCTCACCGACGAACTCGGATTCGACGCGGCGATCGACTACCGGGCCGACGACGTCAAGAAGGCGCTGCGCGAGCACGCCCCCGACGGTATAGACGTCTACTTCGACAACGTCGGAGGGGACATTCTCGACGCCGCGCTGACCCGGCTGGCGATGCACGCGCGCGTCGTGGTGTGCGGTGCGATCAGTCAGTACAACAACGCCACGCCGGTCAAGGGCCCCTCGAACTACCTCTCGCTGCTGGTGCGCCGCGCCCGGATGGAGGGCTTCGTCGTCTTCGACTACGCCAAGCGCTACGCGCAGGCGGCGCAGGAGATCTCCGCCTGGATCGGCGCCGGCCGCATCAAGGTCAAGGAACATGTGGTGCGGGGCACCGTGGACGACTTCCCCGAGACGTTCCAGATGCTCTTCCGCGGCGAGAACGTCGGCAAGCTCGTGCTGGAGCTGGCATGA